From one Nilaparvata lugens isolate BPH chromosome 2, ASM1435652v1, whole genome shotgun sequence genomic stretch:
- the LOC120349779 gene encoding aromatic-L-amino-acid decarboxylase-like gives MLSQYKPGMDGEEFRLRAKEVIDYMVHYRDTAFKRPVIELNILKSKVADLNKFIPLTVPTHGQDSFKDVLKDLDEFIVPRLLSWDHPHFFGYFPAGNTYPTILADMLSDIYNNIGFSWSSGPALTELEMIMMDWWGE, from the exons atgttgtcCCAATATAAACCGG GGATGGATGGAGAGGAGTTCAGATTGCGAGCAAAAGAAGTGATAGACTACATGGTACATTACCGAGATACAGCTTTTAAACGACCagtgattgaattgaatatactGAAGTCTAAAGTTGCCGACTTGAATAAATTCATACCTCTTACAGTACCAACGCACGGTCAAGATTCATTCAAAGATGTGCTGAAAGATTTAGACGAATTTATAGTACCAAGG TTGTTATCATGGGATCATCCACATTTTTTTGGATACTTTCCTGCAGGCAACACCTACCCAACAATCTTAGCTGATATGTTGTCAGACATTTACAATAACATTGGATTCTCTTGGTCGTCCGGACCAGCTCTCACTGAATTGGAGATGATCATGATGGATTGGTGGGGTGAGTAG